Genomic window (Opitutaceae bacterium):
TCGCGTTCCTTCATGGCCGCCTTGCGGGAGAGACGGACCTTGCCGGACTTTTCATCGATTCCAACGCATTTGACCCAGATGGTTTCGCCCATCTTGACGACATCCTCGGTGCGGCGCACGCGCATGTCGGCGAGTTCGCTGATGTGGCATAGGCCCTCCTTGCCGGGGAGGCACTCGACGAAGCAGCCGAACTCCTTGATGCCGGTGACGCGGCCCTGGTAGATTTTGCCAATCTCGATCTGGGCGCCGCCGCCGCAGAGGGAGTCGATTTCCTGCACGGCGCGATTCATCGCGTCGGCGTTGTTGGAGTAGATGAAGACCTTGCCGGAGTCGTCGTCGGCGATGTCGATCTGAGCGCCGGTGGTTTCGACGATGCGGCGGATGGTCTTGCCACCGGGGCCGATGAGCAGGCCGATCTTTTCCGGATCGATCTGGATCGTCTGGATGCGCGGGGCGTACTTGGAGAGATCCTTGCGCGGAGCCGGGAGCGCCGAAAGCATGAGTTTCAGGATCTCAATGCGGGCTTCGCGGGCCTGGTAGATGGCAGCCTTGGCAATTTCAAAGGGAAGGCCGTTGATCTTGAGGTCGAGTTGGAAACCCGTGATGCCCTTGGTGGTGCCGGCGAGCTTGAAATCCATGTCGCCGAAATGATCCTCCTCACCGAGGATGTCCGTGATGGTGGTCCACTTCGCGATCGAGCCGTCGCTTGCGTTCTCGGTCATGAGTCCGCAGGAAATGCCGGCGACCGGGGCGATGATGGGAACACCGGCGTCCATGAGGGCGAGACAGCCGCCGCAGATGGAGGCCATCGAGGTCGATCCATTGGACGCCATGATCTCGGACACGACGCGGATTGAGTAGGGGAAGACGTCCTCCGGGGGAAGAACCGGAACGAGCGAGCGCTCAGCGAGGGCGCCGTGGCCGATTTCACGGCGGCCCGGGCCGGTGAAGCGGCCCGTCTCACCGACGGAGAATGGCGGGAAATTGTAGTGCAGAATGAAGGACTTCGACGTCGCGCCACCCGTGAGGCCATCCATGTCCTGGGCCTCCTTGGTGGGGCCCAGTGTGGTGATGGCGATGTTCTGGGTGTCGCCGCGCTGGAACATGGCGGAGCCATGCACGCGGGGGAGGACGCCGACGTTCGCCTGCAGCGGGCGGATGCTTCGGGCATCGCGGCCGTCGGCGCGCACGCCGCGCTCAAGCACGGTCCTGCGGTAGGCCTTGTATTGCAGATCCTCGAAAACGACGTTGAGGTCGACATCGGTGAACTTGCCTTCGCCAAGCTCGGCGAGCAGTGCGGTCTTTGCCTCCTCCTTCAGCACCTTGACAGCGGCACCGCGGGCCGCCTTCTCCTTGCCGAAGATCGCCTCGGCAATGCGTTCGGCGGGCACCACGCGTTCGATGATGGCGCGGGCATCAGGGGTCGCGCCCACGAGTGGAAATGTGGACTTGGGTTTTCCGCAGAGGGCGACGAGTTCCCTGATGGCATTCAGGATCGGCTGGATGGCCTGATGGCCAAACGCGAGGGCCTCGATGAAGCGCTCCTCGCTGATCTGGTCGGCCGAGCCTTCGATCATGAGCATGTCCTTCTCGGTGCCGACATAGATCAGGTCGAGCGTGCTGGAGAACATCTGCTCGATGGTCGGGTTGGCCACGAATTGACCGTCGATCTGGGCGACGCGCACGGCGGCGATGGGACCGGCCCAGGGGATGTCCGAGATCGCGAGCGCGGCGGATGCGCCGTTGACCATGGGGATGTCAGCCTCGTTCATCTGGTCGGCCGACATCAGCTGGCCGATGATCTGAACCTCGTTCAGGAAGCCTTCCGGGAAAAGCGGGCGGCAGGGGCGGTCGCAGAGGCGGGAGGTGAGAATCTCCTTTTCGGAGGGGCGGCCTTCGCGCTTGAAGTAGCCGCCGGGAAAGCGACCGGCCGCGGCGTATTTTTCGCGGTAGTCGACGGTCAGCGGGAAGAAGTCCTGGCCGGGCCGCATGCTTTGGGCGACGCAGGCGGTGACGAAGACATTGGTTTCGCCGACGCATACGTTGACAGCGCCATTGGCGAGCTGGGCGATTGATCCGGTGGAGAACGTGATTCCCAAACCGGGAACGGTGACAGTGTATTTCTGATTCATAGTTGATGGTTTTGTCATCCAGCGCACCAAGACCGTGCCAGATAGTGGGCTGACGGAGGGGCGGATGAGCTTACATGCGGGTCCCGCATGTTCGGGTTGACCCCGCCGACGCTGCAAATGCAGCCGTGTGGCGAGGGTTTCTCAATATTCTCGTCAGCCGCGAGAAATTTCCGGTTAGATCCATGTGCCATTACGAGGAACCGGCCATGGCGCTATTCGGAAATGTCCCGGTCTGAGTCGAGGTCCGAAAAGGACTGCGGGCGATCCGCCTATCGGATCGCCCGCAAGCGGAGAAACTATTTGCGGAGATTCAGCTTTTGCAGAAGCTCCGTATACTTCGCCAGATCGTGGCGTTTCAAGTAGTCGAGGAGCTTGCGGCGGCGGCTGGCCATTTGAAGCAGGCCACGGCGGCTGTGAAAATCCTTCCGATGCGACCGCAGGTGCTCAGTCAGATGATTGATGCGCGCGGAGAGCAGGGCGATTTGAACTTCGGACGAGCCGGTGTCCTTTTCGTGGATCTTGTATTGGGCGATTATTTCGGGTTTTACGACAGTAGACATGGTTATTTGATGATGTTGCACGCCTGCAGGGGAGTGGCTTGGGGCTGCTCCCGTGTCACCCGCTTCACCTGCGGGGAGAACCGCAAATTAGGCCGATGGCACCGTTCCAATCCCGCGGAATGCGGGACCAGGCATGGTGGGCGCCCGTAACCGGACGGGCATCCACTAACGCAAGAGACGAGATTTCCGACCCATCAATGGCTGTGCAAGCGCAAACTTGCGCTCAGCCGCTTCGGAGAATGATTTCACGAATCGCTTCGCATCCAGGAAGTTTTCGCAATTTATCAACGATGTTTTTCCGATGAAGAAAAAGTTCATTGCGAATGATTGCGTGGCTCGTGAACACGATGAGCCGTCCTCGGGGATCGATCTGCCCGGCGTGCGAATAGGAAGCATTTGCAGATCCGACGATTTCCGCCCACTGTTCGCGGATGACATGCTCAGGGGTTTCCAGTCCTATGCCGTACTTGACCTGGAGCTCGCCAATGAGATGCGACAACTCGTGAATCGGGCGACGTCGAAGTCCCCTAGGATCGTCATTCGGAATGCGGCGCAGGGATCCGATCAGTTCTTCGGCGATCCTGCTGAATTTTGGAGGGTCCTGGTCGGTCATCCGGAATTGTGAAGCGGATGCTATCGCGAAACCGGCGTGAGGCGCTCCGCGCGCGAAGGTGTTGGAGGTTGCGGAGGTGAAGTGGACAGGGGTGGGGGCTCCCTGTGGCGTTCAGCCTCAAAGAGCCTGCTGCCGCGTACAAAAACACTGAAGGCATTGGCACCGGCAATGTACAGGCCTGGATAACCGTCCATGAAACCCAGCCTCAGAATATATCCCCGAAAGAAGCGCCACGCGGAACGAAAGAGCGTGTTGATCAGGGAGAACTCCGCTCCGCGAGCCTCCTGTTGCCGGACATAAAGTTCGGCAAACATGTTTATCTTTCCCACCTGCCGGGCAAGGCTGGAGAAAGAATAATGGTGCAGATCGCCGTGAAGTCGAAGAACAGGGCCGTTGCATTCCATTTTTTCGTGCACGAATGCGTCGCCTCCCCATCGGGATCTGCGCCGGTCGACCAATCGCAGGGACAAGTCCGGATACCAGTCTCCGTGGGTGATCCATCGATCGATGAACCAGACTTTCCTGGGAAAACGCACGCCTGCGTACGTGGAACTCGTGCCGTCGCGAAAGAAGCGCTCGATTTCCCCCCGCAAATGCACGGAAACTTCCTCGTCGGCGTCGAGGCACAATGCCCAGGTATTTTCGGCGAGATCAAGCGCGGCATTCTTCGTGTCGCGAAATCCCTTCCATTCAAGAGTGATCACCCTGGCGCCAAAATGTTCTGCAATGTCCGGGCTCTCATCGTCGGTATTGTTGAGGGCGACGATGATTTCAGAGACCCATCCGTACACGCTTGCCAGGCAGCGCGGCAGGTTGCTGGCTTCATTGCGGGCAACAACCACGACGGAAATTGGGAGCGGTGACACCACAGGGGAAATAAGGATGGGAATACAGCGCCCTTTTCTTAGAGCCCACGGACACGCGGTGCGCCAAATGTGAATTTCGTGCGCTCTGCAAAGACCAGTTGAAGGGTGCTCGAGGTGAAAATGAACTGACGTTCCATGCGATGACAAGTCTGCGCAAGATGTTCGATCTCGCAATCTCCTCACATCCAATAAATCGGCGGAGGGTTCATTTTGACATCATGCAGTTCAGTTGTGATTCCGCGGCGTCAAATACGCGCTCCACGGAGAGTTTCCTGACGCAGTAGGATCGATAGGAATCAAGAGGGATGCAGGCTGCCGGCAATTGTGTCGCGGGAAAACAGGAGCAGGGAAGGTCGGTTTGGAGGGAAACATGGTGGGTGCCGTGTGGTTTCCAAATGGCTGCATTCTGTGAACCGAAGAGCGCGACAACCGGTGTGCCGACTGCGGCTGAAATGTGCATGGGGCCGCTGTCATGACAGATGAACAGATCACATTGGGCGACAAGCGCCGCGAAGTTTTCGACCGAAAACGCATTGTTCAGGGACACCGCATGCGTCCGGGTCAACTGGTGGATTTTTCGGATGGTGGCTTGTTCCCCGGGACCGCCCACAACAAAAACCTGCGCACCGAGACGCTCCTGGATTCTGTCGATGAGTTCCGCGAATCGGTCCACCGGCCAAAGCCGAAATGGACTGCGCGTGCCGGGATGGACAAGCACCTTCCGGCACGGCCCGGAAATCAGTCTTTTCGCCTGGATTCGCGCCTCTTCACTCACGATGAGTCGAAGATCCTGGAGTGGCGTGGGAATTCCTGACGCCTGAAGCAGGTCATGGTACGTGTCTATTGCAGACTGGGAGTCGCGTACTGCCTTTGGGAGCGCTGCCAGAAGGGTGTAGAGCCATGGAAAACGGGTCCTTCGGTTCTCGTGTGTGTATGTCGCACGAAACGCCGCACCGGTTGCGCCGGAGATCACCGCTGTGCGCTCGGCATTGTCGAAATCAAAGACGTGTGTAAAGCGCTCACGCCTTATGCGAAGCAGGAAGCCGGGCCACGCCGTCGCGGATGCAGGAAGCAGATGGGTCTCGCTGACATGCGGGATCAATGGTGGAACCTCGCGATACGCATGTTCGACGAGGACCGCGATTGTCGCGCCGGGCCAGTGGCGATGCAGGTTCGCGATAGTCGTGCCGAGCAGGACAATGTCGCCGAGGTAGCGGCGTCGGATTACGAGGATCCGCACGGCGACCGACGCATCATCAGGGCTGGGTCTTTCCATGGAGGCCACCGAATGGGTCGAGAGCCGGCTGGTGGAGCGCCGCGCTCCTATCTGTGCCCGGCCTGACCATCATAGAGCGTCCGGTAGAGCGGACAGTCCGCATGGAGTGCGGCATGATCGCCCTTGGCGACGAGGCGTCCGCTTTCGAAGACCAGGATCAGGGATGCGTCGCGAATGGTCGAGAACCGGTGAGCGATGATCAGAACGGTTTTTCCAACGACGAGCTTCTGCAGCGCCCGCTGAATGTAGGATTCGCTTTCGCTGTCGAGCGCGCTCGTGGCCTCGTCGAGAATCAGGATCGGCGCGTTGCGAAGAAACGCGCGCGCGAGGGCAATCCGCTGCTTCTGTCCACCCGAGAGCCGAAGCCCGCGCTCACCGACGATCGTCTCGTAGCCATCCCGCTCCGCCGTGATGAAATCGTGCGCAAATGCGTTGGAGGCGGCGTCGAGGACCTGTTCGCGGGTCGCGTCGGGTCGTCCGACGAGGAGGTTGTTGTAGATGGTGTCGTTGAAGAGAACCGGGTCCTGGGAAACGATGGCGATGTTGCGGCGAAGGTCCGCGAGGCGCATGGAGCGGACATCGATGCCGTCGATGCTTACGGCGCCACTCGTGACCTCAAAAAAGCGCGGAACGAGATTCGCGAAGGTGCTCTTGCCTGCACCCGACGGACCCACCAGGGCGCAGGTGGTGCCGGCCGGAATCTCGACAGTGACATCCTTCAGCACGGGGTTGCCCTCGCTGTACTCGAAGGAGACGCCGTCGAAGGCAACCGTACCGCCAAGTCGCTGCACGGGTGCTGGGTCCTTCGGATCCGCAATCGACACGGGTTCGTTCAGGACGACTTCGAGACGATCGAGGGATGCCTCCGCACGTTTCAGATCGTTGTTCAGAGAGCCCATCTTCTTCACCGGTTCGTAGGCGAGGAAGAGAGCGGTGACTATGCCCAGAAAAGTGTCCTTTGAAATCTGCGCATGGTACGCAAAGAGCAGGGTGCCTGCCACGCCCATCGCGGCGATCACCTCGATGGCCGGGCTGAGCGCCTGGGCGTATTTCACGATCTTGAGCTGGTGCTTGAAGAGCTGCTCGGAGAGTGCGGCGAGGCGGCCGATCTCGCGGTTCTCGAGTCCATAGGCGCGAACCTCGCGTGCAGCGGAGAGGTTTTCCGAGAAGAGCGCGGCGACTGCTCCGAGCTTTCCCTGCACCTGCTGTGCGCGCTTCACGACCTTCCTGCCGACGTACCGGATGGGAAAAACGGCCAGCGGAACGGCGGCGAGGCAGAGGAGCATCATGCTGACACCATTGGCGTCGAGCGCCTTTGCCGCGAGGTAGCCCAGGGCGCCCAGCAGGGTGAAGGGCTGCTTGATGCCGTCATTGGCAAGCTGGGTCAGCGTGAACTGAAGCTGGGCGGTGTCGGTGAGGCCGCGGGCGAGCAGGTCGCCGGACTGCCTGCCCTGCACGAAGGAGAGGGGAAGATACTGCAGTTTCCGAAAATAGTCCTCGCGCAGCCGTTCGAGGATTCGCGTGCCGGCCGACTGGATCAGGTAGGAATTCAGGTATCCGGCGACTCCGCGGATCAGGAAGTTTGCGGGAATGTAGGCGGCGATCAGGATGACGGCCTCCCACGAGAGCCGGTTTTCCGCGGCGGTGAAGATTCGGGGAAACACGTTCTCGGTCAGCCAGGGAATGCCGATGCCGGTCGTGGCTGCGTAGATGATGCCGCACACAATCGCCCAGGCGATCCGTCCTCGGACAAGCCTCAGGTAGTGGAGATGGGGGCGGAGCCTTCGCAGCGATCGCATGGAGGAACCGGTGTCTCAGTCCTTGCTGGAACGCACGTCCAGGGCGTCGCGCAGACCGTCCCCGAGGAAGTTGAGCGAGAACAGGGTGAGTGAAAAAACGGCACCGGGGAAATAGAGCAGCCAGGGGAACTCCTCCATCTTTTCCGCACCATCCTTGATCAGCACGCCCCATGAACTCATGGGTGCCTGCACGCCCAGCCCGAGAAAACTGAGGAACGCCTCGAGCAGCATCACGCTCGGGATGGTGAGCGTGGTGTACACGATGATCGGTCCGACGATATTGGGAAGGATGTGGCGAAAGATCAGCCGTCCTCTTCCGAAGCCCAGCGAGCGCGCCGCCTCGACGAATTCCATGCGTTTCACCGACATGACCTGCGCGCGCACGATGCGAGCCATGGTCAGCCACTCGACGGCGCCGATCGCGACAAAGAGCAGGATGATCTCCCGCCCGAAGAACACCATGAGCAGAATGACGAAGATGGTGAACGGCAGCGAATACATGATGTCGACAATGCGCATCATCACGGCGTCCACCTTGCCCTCGAAGAACCCGGCGACCGCCCCGTAGACGACGCCGATGGTCACGGCGACGAGCGTGGCGACCAGGCCGACCGCCAGGGAAATGCGCCCGCCATAGAGGGTGCGCACCAGAAGATCGCGCCCGAGCGTGTCCGTTCCCAGCCAGTGCTGCGCACTCGGCGCGGAGGCACCAAGCTCAAGCGATTGATCCTCGTACCCATAGGCGCTGAAGAAGGGACCGACCAGGCAGGCGATGGAAACGACGATGAGCGCGCTGACGCCGAATATTGCGAGTCGATTCTTGCGAAGGCGCAGCCAGGCATCCTGCCACAGCGAGCTTCCCTGCTCGATCGCGGTGGATTCTTCTGATGGCGGGGACGGAGGGGCGGCCGATGCGATCGTGGACATGGGATGCGAGGTCAGCGTGCGAGCCTCACCTTGGGATTCATCCAGGCCTGCGCAATGTCCACGGCGAGGTTGAGCGCCATGATCAGTGCGGCGTAGAGTATGACCGTGCCGAGCACGAGGGTGTAGTCGCGGTTGAACGCGCTGTTCACGAATTCGCGTCCGAGGCCCGGAATCTGGAAGATGGTCTCGATCACGAATGAGCCGGTCAGGATGCCCGCGATGGCGGGGCCGAGGTAGGACACGACGGGCAGGAGTCCGCCGCGCAGGCAGTGCTTGAAGACGACGCGAAGTTCAGAGGCTCCCTTGGCCCGGGCGGTGCGGATGAAATCCTGGCTGAGAATCTCGAGCATGCCGCCGCGCGTCAGGCGCGAAATCGGCGCGGCGTAGGCGAAGCCGAGAACCAGCGACGGCAGCACGCGGTCTTCCGGGGAATACCAGCCGGAGGCATTGAACCATCCCATGTGGATGCTGAGCGCGAGGACCAAAAGCGGGGCGACCACGAAGGTCGGGACCGAAAGTCCGATCACGCCGAAGGTGGATGCACCGTAGTCTATCCATGAGTTCTGCCGGGTCGCCGCAATGATCCCGAGCGGAATGCCCATCAGGAGCGCGACAGCCAGCGAGAGCACGCCGAGTTCGAGAGAAACGGGAAGTTTGTCACCGAGAATCTCGTTCACCGTGCGGTTGGGATACTTGAAGGAGGGACCGAAATCGCCCTGGAGCAGGCTGCCCAGGTAGTCCGCGTACTGTTTCCAGAGCGGCTGGTTGAGTCCGTAGTGCTCCTCCAGATTGCGAAGAATCTCGGGCGTGACGGCCTTTTCCGCGGTGAACGGGCCGCCTGGCACGAACCGCAGCATGAAAAAGGTCGCCGTGATGATGATGAACAACGCGAGGGCTGACTGGAGCAGGCGCGACGCGAAGAATCGGAACATGCCCGGAAAGCTTCAATCATTTGCCCTTGATGGCAAGGCACCAAAACTTTCGACGAAGCGCGGGGTCTATTTCCAATAGATGAACTTCCAATTGGGGGTTTCGACCAGGTTCTTCGGATAGTTGAGCTTGGGGTTGATCGCGTAGGCCCGCGTGTAGAAATAGACCGGGATCAGCGGCACCTCGTCCATCAGGATGGCGTCCATCTTCACGTAGTTTGCCATGCGCTCGGCCTCGGAGCTGGAGTTGAGGGCCGACTGGAGCAGGCGATCGTATTCGGCATTGGAGAAACCCGTGTCATTGTTTCCATCGCCGGTCCTCCAGATGTCAAAGAAGGTGTTGGGATCGACATAGTCCGCAATCCAGCCGGCGCGACACATGTCGTAGCTGAGCGTATCCTGGGAATCGAGGTACACCTTCCATTCCTGGTTCGCGAGCCCGACGTTGATTCCGAGGTTGACGCGCCACATCTGCTGCACGGCCTCCGCGATCTTCCGATGATTCTGGCTGGTGTTGTAGAGAAGGTCGACTTTCGGAAAGCCTTTTCCGCCGGGATAACCAGCTTCGGCAAGCAGGCGTTTTGCGAGAGCCAGATCGCCTTCGAGCCTGACGGGTGAGGTGAACGACGCCATTGGGGGACAGGCATTGTAGGCGGGCTGCTGGTCCTGCTTGGTGACGCGCTGCACGATCTGTTCGCGATTGATCGCCAGCGCCAGCGCCTTGCGCACGCGCTTGTCGTTGAGCGGAGGTTTGGTGGTGTTGATGCGAAAAAAGTAGATGCCTAGCAGTGGATCGATCCTGAGATTGCTGTGCGGATCCCTGCGGTAGGCGTCGGTCTTGTCGATGGGGAGGTCGTTGGTCTTGTCCAACTGCCCGGTGCGAAACATGCGTTCCTCGGTGTCGATGTTCTCTGTGGGGAAGAACGTGATTTTCGTGAGCTTGATCGAATCCCTGTCCCAGTAGGTCGGCGATTTCTCGACGACCAGGCGCTGCTGCATGGACCATTCCTTGAGAGCGAAGGGGCCGTTGCCGACGAGATTGCCGGCGCGCGTCCATGCGCTGCCCTTGCGGGTCAGGCCGCCGAATTTCTCAATCGTGGCGATCGGCACGGGGAACCAGGCGTAGTGCTTCATCGATTCGATCAGGAACGAAGTGCGATGCCTGAGCGTGATCTGAAGCGTGTGGTCATCGATGGCGCGGAAACCCGTCTGTGAGAAGTCCTTCAATGCGCCTCGATTGAACTCCTCGGCACCGGCGACCGGATAAAGCTTGTTGGCGTACTCGGACGCGAGTTCCGGAGTCAGGATCCGCTGGTAGGATCGGACGAAGTCCGTGGCAGTCACGGGTTCGCCATTGGACCATCTGCCCTCGGGCTGAAGCTTGAAGGTGTACACGAGCCCGTCGTCGGAAATGGTCCAGCTCGCCGCGGCGGCGGGCACGGTGCCCTGGCCCTTCGGTCCATAGGCGACGAGCCCTTCGAAGAGCGCGTTGATGATCCTGTTTTCGGGCACGCCCGTGACCACCTGGGGGTCGAGGTCCTGCGGTTCGGTGCCATTGCCGAAGTTGAGGTCCGTCCGGGCTGTGGGCGCGGATTCAGATGCTGAGGGCCGGTCGAGCTTCCTGCCGCAACCTGACAGGAAGATAGAAGCGAGAACGATGGGCAGCCACGCGCGATGGATCATTGTGCCATCAGAACAGGCCGGCCAACCCAGGCAAGGTCGGGATGAAGATCACCGTTGTGCAAACGGCGTTGTCGAAGGCGGCGCTCCTGCATTCCGCTCTATTGACCCGATGGTTGGATCAGGCGCACGTGCTTGTACGGGTGGTGATCCAATGGCGTCGCATGCCATCCCTGGACGGCCGGATTGATGAGGAAAACATGCGTATAGTGATAGAGAGGAATCACCGGCGATTCGTTGAGCAGCAGTTCCTCCGCGCGTTGAAGAATCCGGTTGCGCGCCTGCCGCTCCGGAGTCCGTTCGGCCTCGTAGAGCAGGCGATCGTAGGCAGGGTTCGCCCAATGCGTGTGGTTGTTTCCACTGTCGCTGCGCCAGATTCCGAGAAATGTCATCGGGTCATTGTAGTCGGCAATCCAGCTCGAGCGCAGAATCTGGTAACTGCCCGTGCTGCGCGCGTTCAGCACGCTCTTGTTCTCCATGTTTCGGAGCTCGGTCTCCAATCCGAGTTCCCGGCGCCACATCTCCTGGATGGCCTCGGCGATGACGCGGTGATTCTCGGAATTGTTGTAAAGCAGCTCGATGACGGGTGCGCCCCTGCCTCCTGAAAATCCCGCATGCGCCAGCAATGTTCGTGCTGCGCCGGGATCATGCGTGATTCCTGCGGGGGGGACATATCCCGCCATGCCGCGGGGAGTGAACGTACCTGCCGGAATCTGGCCGCCGTGCAGGAGGCTTCCGGCCAGCGCCTCCCGGTCGATCGCGAGAGAAAGCGCGCGTCGGACGTCCACCGATTTCAGAAAGTCGTGCGACACATTGATGCGATAGAAATACGTGCCGAGATACGGATCGATTCGCAGGAATTCGGGTGCGTGCGTGCGGTAGCTGTCGATCTTGGCGAGTGGAAGGGCCTCGGTGATGTGCAACTGCCCTGCGCGGAATGCGCGTTCCTCGGCGTTGACGTCATCGATCGTGTGGAAATGGATTCCGTTGAGCTGCACGTTTGCGGCGTCCCAGTAGGTTTTCGATTTCTCGACGATGATCCGCTGGCCCGTGCGCCACTCCTTGAGTGTGAAGGGGCCGTTGCCCACGAGCGTTCCCGGGCGCGCCCAGCGGTTGCCGCGCGAGTCGATCGGTCCGGATTTTTTCAGCGTCGCCATGGGCACCGGCCACCAGACCCAGTGTTGAAGCATGGACAGAAAATGGGGCGTCGGTCGTTCGAGCGTGATGCGCACGGTGCGGGCGTCAGGCGCAAAAAGGCCCACATCACGGAAGTTTCCTGTCGTTCCGCGATGGTAGGCTTCGGCACCCTGGACTGGAAAAAGCAGGCTGGCATTGTCCGCCTGCAGCGTCGGGGACAGCGCCCGTTTCCAGGACGCGAGAAAATCGTCGGCGGTAACGGGTTCGCCGTTGGACCAGCGGGCGTCGGCTCGCAATTGAAACGTGTAGGTCAGGCCGTCCGGTGAGACCGTCCACCGCTCGGCGACGCCTGGAGCAGGACTGAGATCCTTCGGATCCTCGGTTATG
Coding sequences:
- the rpsO gene encoding 30S ribosomal protein S15; its protein translation is MSTVVKPEIIAQYKIHEKDTGSSEVQIALLSARINHLTEHLRSHRKDFHSRRGLLQMASRRRKLLDYLKRHDLAKYTELLQKLNLRK
- a CDS encoding DUF721 domain-containing protein, with protein sequence MTDQDPPKFSRIAEELIGSLRRIPNDDPRGLRRRPIHELSHLIGELQVKYGIGLETPEHVIREQWAEIVGSANASYSHAGQIDPRGRLIVFTSHAIIRNELFLHRKNIVDKLRKLPGCEAIREIILRSG
- a CDS encoding glycosyltransferase family 2 protein, which translates into the protein MSPLPISVVVVARNEASNLPRCLASVYGWVSEIIVALNNTDDESPDIAEHFGARVITLEWKGFRDTKNAALDLAENTWALCLDADEEVSVHLRGEIERFFRDGTSSTYAGVRFPRKVWFIDRWITHGDWYPDLSLRLVDRRRSRWGGDAFVHEKMECNGPVLRLHGDLHHYSFSSLARQVGKINMFAELYVRQQEARGAEFSLINTLFRSAWRFFRGYILRLGFMDGYPGLYIAGANAFSVFVRGSRLFEAERHREPPPLSTSPPQPPTPSRAERLTPVSR
- a CDS encoding ABC transporter ATP-binding protein, with protein sequence MRSLRRLRPHLHYLRLVRGRIAWAIVCGIIYAATTGIGIPWLTENVFPRIFTAAENRLSWEAVILIAAYIPANFLIRGVAGYLNSYLIQSAGTRILERLREDYFRKLQYLPLSFVQGRQSGDLLARGLTDTAQLQFTLTQLANDGIKQPFTLLGALGYLAAKALDANGVSMMLLCLAAVPLAVFPIRYVGRKVVKRAQQVQGKLGAVAALFSENLSAAREVRAYGLENREIGRLAALSEQLFKHQLKIVKYAQALSPAIEVIAAMGVAGTLLFAYHAQISKDTFLGIVTALFLAYEPVKKMGSLNNDLKRAEASLDRLEVVLNEPVSIADPKDPAPVQRLGGTVAFDGVSFEYSEGNPVLKDVTVEIPAGTTCALVGPSGAGKSTFANLVPRFFEVTSGAVSIDGIDVRSMRLADLRRNIAIVSQDPVLFNDTIYNNLLVGRPDATREQVLDAASNAFAHDFITAERDGYETIVGERGLRLSGGQKQRIALARAFLRNAPILILDEATSALDSESESYIQRALQKLVVGKTVLIIAHRFSTIRDASLILVFESGRLVAKGDHAALHADCPLYRTLYDGQAGHR
- a CDS encoding ABC transporter permease subunit produces the protein MFRFFASRLLQSALALFIIITATFFMLRFVPGGPFTAEKAVTPEILRNLEEHYGLNQPLWKQYADYLGSLLQGDFGPSFKYPNRTVNEILGDKLPVSLELGVLSLAVALLMGIPLGIIAATRQNSWIDYGASTFGVIGLSVPTFVVAPLLVLALSIHMGWFNASGWYSPEDRVLPSLVLGFAYAAPISRLTRGGMLEILSQDFIRTARAKGASELRVVFKHCLRGGLLPVVSYLGPAIAGILTGSFVIETIFQIPGLGREFVNSAFNRDYTLVLGTVILYAALIMALNLAVDIAQAWMNPKVRLAR
- the pnp gene encoding polyribonucleotide nucleotidyltransferase, with amino-acid sequence MNQKYTVTVPGLGITFSTGSIAQLANGAVNVCVGETNVFVTACVAQSMRPGQDFFPLTVDYREKYAAAGRFPGGYFKREGRPSEKEILTSRLCDRPCRPLFPEGFLNEVQIIGQLMSADQMNEADIPMVNGASAALAISDIPWAGPIAAVRVAQIDGQFVANPTIEQMFSSTLDLIYVGTEKDMLMIEGSADQISEERFIEALAFGHQAIQPILNAIRELVALCGKPKSTFPLVGATPDARAIIERVVPAERIAEAIFGKEKAARGAAVKVLKEEAKTALLAELGEGKFTDVDLNVVFEDLQYKAYRRTVLERGVRADGRDARSIRPLQANVGVLPRVHGSAMFQRGDTQNIAITTLGPTKEAQDMDGLTGGATSKSFILHYNFPPFSVGETGRFTGPGRREIGHGALAERSLVPVLPPEDVFPYSIRVVSEIMASNGSTSMASICGGCLALMDAGVPIIAPVAGISCGLMTENASDGSIAKWTTITDILGEEDHFGDMDFKLAGTTKGITGFQLDLKINGLPFEIAKAAIYQAREARIEILKLMLSALPAPRKDLSKYAPRIQTIQIDPEKIGLLIGPGGKTIRRIVETTGAQIDIADDDSGKVFIYSNNADAMNRAVQEIDSLCGGGAQIEIGKIYQGRVTGIKEFGCFVECLPGKEGLCHISELADMRVRRTEDVVKMGETIWVKCVGIDEKSGKVRLSRKAAMKEREQQQQSAPAADAGGSDEGSAAGS
- a CDS encoding glycosyltransferase family 9 protein, whose amino-acid sequence is MERPSPDDASVAVRILVIRRRYLGDIVLLGTTIANLHRHWPGATIAVLVEHAYREVPPLIPHVSETHLLPASATAWPGFLLRIRRERFTHVFDFDNAERTAVISGATGAAFRATYTHENRRTRFPWLYTLLAALPKAVRDSQSAIDTYHDLLQASGIPTPLQDLRLIVSEEARIQAKRLISGPCRKVLVHPGTRSPFRLWPVDRFAELIDRIQERLGAQVFVVGGPGEQATIRKIHQLTRTHAVSLNNAFSVENFAALVAQCDLFICHDSGPMHISAAVGTPVVALFGSQNAAIWKPHGTHHVSLQTDLPCSCFPATQLPAACIPLDSYRSYCVRKLSVERVFDAAESQLNCMMSK
- a CDS encoding ABC transporter permease gives rise to the protein MSTIASAAPPSPPSEESTAIEQGSSLWQDAWLRLRKNRLAIFGVSALIVVSIACLVGPFFSAYGYEDQSLELGASAPSAQHWLGTDTLGRDLLVRTLYGGRISLAVGLVATLVAVTIGVVYGAVAGFFEGKVDAVMMRIVDIMYSLPFTIFVILLMVFFGREIILLFVAIGAVEWLTMARIVRAQVMSVKRMEFVEAARSLGFGRGRLIFRHILPNIVGPIIVYTTLTIPSVMLLEAFLSFLGLGVQAPMSSWGVLIKDGAEKMEEFPWLLYFPGAVFSLTLFSLNFLGDGLRDALDVRSSKD